One Ogataea parapolymorpha DL-1 chromosome VI, whole genome shotgun sequence DNA window includes the following coding sequences:
- a CDS encoding putative membrane protein, translating to MDSDEDSSSITSLSERVENVKSAKKHPWKKLLWYKQDYEDNYTDASFLSQLKRNSTVINYSYWKLLSDFTLIVLHLSIIMLVILVFYGIYRLNWNPLVPALLSSSLTALGFIVYVITLKIRRNRLINLQKLKIEQLTRPTRYSKFNSSKSHPPSRSPSPFPHNLELTAKESTMDLERYLREPNSPDLFNTLKSSILILLTLLTFSPVLKSLTNSTASDSIWALSTWLCLLNVLFNDYSIDFSHTSRQSESSTFELQTSNSNLSKNISLSNAIVLASRLNSNLSAFCFIVFSIEVSGLFPVFNNFTRRCQFWAFHWFQVVAITTAVDFAVYKIFGVGWFLLWIGLQFWIMVIGPWHFIMLQKYKDELQGPWDPAKPIFKTI from the coding sequence atGGACTCTGATGAGGATTCATCCTCAATAACTTCTCTCTCTGAGAGAGTGGAGAATGTAAAGTCCGCAAAAAAACACCCGTGGAAAAAGCTTCTTTGGTACAAACAGGATTATGAGGATAATTATACTGACGCGTCGTTCTTATCACAGCTAAAACGTAATTCAACGGTTATCAACTATTCATACTGGAAGCTTCTCTCAGACTTCACATTGATAGTACTTCATCTTTCCATTATCATGCTTGTTATACTGGTTTTCTACGGCATCTACAGGCTCAACTGGAATCCTCTGGTCCCAGCTTTACTAAGTTCTTCGCTAACAGCATTGGGTTTTATTGTCTATGTGATCACACTAAAAATCAGAAGGAACAGACTGATCAATTTGCAAAAACTAAAGATCGAGCAACTGACCCGCCCAACACGATACTCTAAATTTAACTCTTCCAAATCCCACCCCCCTTCCAGATCACCGTCGCCGTTTCCACACAACTTAGAACTCACAGCAAAAGAGTCTACAATGGATTTGGAGAGATATTTGAGAGAACCAAATTCACCAGATCTTTTCAACACTCTCAAATCCTCTATTCTTATTCTCCTTACATTGCTAACATTCTCGCCTGTCTTAAAATCCTTGACAAACTCCACAGCATCAGATTCCATTTGGGCTTTGTCGACCTGGCTTTGTTTACTCAATGTTTTGTTCAATGATTATTCGATTGACTTCTCACATACAAGTCGCCAGTCTGAGTCTTCAACCTTTGAGCTTCAGACGTCTAATTCCAATCTGTCGAAAAACATCTCCCTGTCCAACGCCATTGTGCTAGCTTCCAGACTTAACTCAAATCTCAGCGCTTTCTGTTTTATAGTTTTCTCGATTGAGGTCTCTGGACTGTTCCCTGTCTTCAACAACTTCACGCGGCGTTGCCAGTTTTGGGCATTTCACTGGTTTCAGGTGGTAGCCATCACTACAGCAGTGGATTTTGCCGTCTACAAAATTTTTGGCGTGGGCTGGTTCCTGTTATGGATAGGTCTGCAGTTCTGGATTATGGTAATTGGACCATGGCATTTCATCATGTTGCAAAAGTACAAAGACGAATTGCAAGGGCCATGGGACCCGGCAAAACCAATATTCAAAACCATTTAA
- a CDS encoding Subunit of a heterodimeric peroxisomal ATP-binding cassette transporter complex (Pxa1p-Pxa2p), which yields MNRDVSSSNKYFLRTSRYLVAQYAKQRNVILRLAYATIIYMIFNGGSSSKGKPSTRYKPEHTKGTIVERLSQRIKSSPLVLVLSQLSHKNEKTRPILAYMILQICLSFVRALIALKVAALDGYLVSSLITKRFKAFFKYLLLWTLIGIPAAVTESLLTRTRQLLAQAVRRNVTNEVLDIYLPDSGNSTVYHLINKSKHTNLGSSIDDPNHRITTVIEQFSNSLSSLPSQVLTPTMDIALAAHQLSKTGENAAEGGLLLGIITNISTLVLKIFTPNFSKLSALRNSLENKFHAHHSKVINNSEEIALAKGHRREIDLLDMNYFELERFKRMELRRMAIYDFAVSFIFKYTLGAFGLLLCSLPIFTTAYKFNFRISENASSRISADFITNRRLLLTASDSLGKLVRAKKNVQNLLGYSESIWEFEQVLTEINKSMEEEAKLEQAINNEPLVKGPNVSYGDEISFLHVPLITPTGTVLVEDLTFTIKPGENLLIIGPNGCGKSSLFRILGGLWHVQNPGHLVVPQRRQDLFYLPQKSYLTYGSLREQIVYPDTLQDYQQKLSEARASGGVVKDDAYLMELLRLVKLEHLAEIGSEDEDDEEKDETSSSNSPLDTVKRWPDLLSVGEQQRLALVRMYYHQPRFAVLDECTSSISPDLEQECYRLAIEQFGITVLSVCHRTSLWKFHSHILKFGSSKTKEMTDEEDESDLDNTRISISPEPATKVTFSKFDPAKRLARHNELIEIDNMLKNRSNVRKRLQSLDLMRNRSKKILYIQDED from the coding sequence ATGAATCGAGATGTGTCCTCCTCCAATAAGTATTTCCTGCGGACCAGTAGATACCTGGTTGCCCAGTATGCCAAGCAGCGCAATGTGATTCTTCGTTTGGCCTATGCTACCATTATATACATGATTTTCAACGGTGGTTCCTCGAGTAAAGGCAAACCATCAACTAGGTATAAACCAGAACATACCAAAGGAACCATTGTGGAACGGCTCAGCCAACGAATCAAGTCCTCTCCGTTGGTTCTTGTGCTGTCCCAATTAAGTCACAAAAATGAAAAAACGAGGCCAATCCTGGCGTACATGATTCTGCAAATATGCTTATCATTTGTCAGGGCACTCATTGCTCTTAAAGTTGCGGCTCTTGATGGCTACTTGGTGTCCTCATTGATAACAAAACGGTTCAAGGCCtttttcaaatatttgCTTCTGTGGACGTTGATAGGTATTCCCGCCGCAGTGACCGAGTCTTTATTAACGAGAACGAGGCAATTATTAGCACAAGCAGTACGTCGTAATGTGACCAATGAGGTACTTGATATTTACCTTCCTGATAGTGGAAACAGCACAGTGTACCATTTGATCAACAAGTCCAAACATACAAATCTTGGGAGCAGCATAGACGACCCTAATCACAGAATTACCACTGTCATTGAGCAATTTTCCAACAGCCTGAGCTCCCTTCCCTCTCAGGTCTTGACTCCAACGATGGACATTGCTCTTGCAGCCCATCAATTGTCAAAGACAGGCGAGAATGCTGCGGAGGGAGGGCTCTTACTGGGGATTATTACAAACATTTCTACATTAGTTCTCAAAATTTTCACCCCCAACTTCTCGAAATTGAGTGCGCTTAGGAACTCCTTGGAAAACAAGTTTCATGCCCACCATTCCAAAGTAATCAACAACAGCGAAGAAATAGCGTTGGCAAAAGGGCACAGAAGAGAAATAGATCTTCTGGATATGAACTACTTTGAGCTTGAACGGTTCAAAAGAATGGAGCTTCGCAGAATGGCTATTTACGATTTTGCCGTCTCATTCATTTTCAAGTATACTTTGGGAGCTTTTGGATTGCTTCTCTGCTCACTTCCAATTTTCACCACTGCATATAAATTCAATTTCAGGATATCTGAAAATGCAAGCAGCAGAATTTCTGCAGACTTTATAACAAACAGACGACTGTTGTTGACTGCATCAGATTCGTTGGGGAAGCTTGTTCGCGCTAAGAAAAATGTTCAAAATTTGCTAGGATACAGTGAAAGTATCTGGGAATTCGAGCAGGTTTTGACCGAAATCAACAAGTCaatggaggaagaggcgAAATTGGAGCAGGCCATAAACAACGAGCCATTGGTGAAGGGCCCGAATGTCAGCTACGGTGATGAGATCTCCTTCCTGCATGTTCCATTGATTACCCCTACGGGAACAGTTTTGGTTGAGGACCTAACTTTCACCATTAAGCCAGGGGAAAATTTGCTGATTATTGGCCCCAACGGATGTGGAAAGTCCTCTCTATTCCGAATTTTAGGTGGCCTCTGGCACGTTCAAAATCCTGGTCATCTCGTTGTTCCACAAAGACGCCAGGACTTGTTTTACTTGCCACAAAAGAGTTATCTTACATACGGTTCTTTGCGCGAGCAAATTGTTTATCCCGACACTCTCCAGGACTATCAACAGAAGCTCAGCGAGGCAAGGGCTAGTGGAGGCGTCGTCAAAGATGATGCCTATCTCATGGAACTTCTTCGTCTGGTCAAATTGGAACATCTTGCTGAGATTGGGTccgaggacgaagacgatgaggaAAAGGATGAGACGTCTTCCAGCAATTCTCCTCTAGACACTGTCAAGAGGTGGCCTGATCTCCTTTCCGTCGGCGAGCAACAAAGATTGGCACTTGTTAGAATGTATTATCATCAGCCACGGTTTGCTGTGTTGGACGAGTGCACTTCGTCCATTTCACCAGACCTCGAGCAAGAATGCTATCGACTGGCAATTGAGCAATTTGGAATCACTGTTCTGTCTGTGTGTCACCGTACCTCCTTGTGGAAATTCCACTCTCACATCCTCAAATTCGGAAGTAGTAAAACCAAGGAAATGacggacgaggaagacgaaaGTGACCTCGATAACACTAGAATCAGTATATCTCCAGAGCCTGCTACGAAAGTTACTTTTAGCAAATTCGACCCCGCCAAAAGATTAGCAAGACATaacgagctgatcgagatcgacaatatgctgaaaaacagatcCAACGTGCGCAAGAGATTGCAATCTCTTGATCTTATGAGAAACCGCAGCAAGAAAATATTATATATTCAAGATGAGGACTGA
- a CDS encoding Retrograde regulation protein 2, with protein sequence MSFEENLLFQEASDNHHLDEHQAHLLDDENEASVVGRALTAIVDIGSNGIRFSISSKAPHHARIMPCVFKDRLGISLFDVQLPDSANSSLKKPIPDDAITEIIRAMRRFKWICEDFGVPENGVKVVATEATREASNSQEFRDIIYQATGWKVFLLSKEEEGTTGAYGVASSFHDISGLLMDLGGGSTQISWIQAKNGEINISEHPVSLPYGAAALTNRLKYEDHMYIYDEIKKAYEVALEKINLPDELIKEAEANGGFRLFCCGGGLRGLGHLLLANDPNYPIQTIINGYSTTYENVRQMANYLLLKGEVPKFDSIGKLFKVSARREQQLPAVGLLVSAAFESLPKIKTVHFSEGGVREGVLYSMIPDQIKIEDPILTATRPYAPLLAGKYWELLKTSLPSGNVVPSEVADRVIPALCNIAFVHCSYPKELQPTAALHVATTGIIAGSHGLSHKIRALIGIACCERWGADIPPSEEQFYSRLEKLVMDADPENGEKLMYWTKFCGKMMHVICGINPGGNIRPGSLVFQVKTDVRNSEVNIASATNGVNDLNLSDDETAEVKIKNEVSVLLPSDDVKYSYSVRSRILGLQKKIKKLNKRYNCNGKVRVVIRYENGE encoded by the coding sequence ATGTCTTTCGAAGAGAACCTTCTATTTCAAGAAGCCAGTGATAACCACCATTTGGATGAGCACCAGGCACATCTTCTGGATGACGAAAATGAAGCTTCTGTGGTTGGCCGAGCTCTCACAGCCATTGTTGACATTGGGTCTAATGGAATTCGGTTTTCCATATCGTCGAAAGCTCCCCATCACGCTAGGATTATGCCTTGTGTTTTCAAGGACAGGCTAGGAATCTCACTTTTTGATGTGCAGCTGCCTGACTCAGCGAActccagcttgaaaaagccGATTCCGGATGACGCAATCACAGAAATCATCAGGGCCATGCGACGCTTCAAATGGATATGCGAAGATTTCGGGGTCCCCGAGAACGGCGTCAAGGTCGTTGCCACGGAAGCAACTCGTGAGGCCTCAAACTCTCAGGAATTTAGAGACATCATTTATCAGGCAACAGGATGGAAGGTATTCTTACTTAGTAAAGAGGAGGAAGGAACTACTGGGGCTTACGGTGTGGCATCTTCCTTTCACGACATCTCTGGACTCCTCATGGATCTTGGAGGAGGATCTACGCAGATCAGTTGGATACAAGCGAAAAACGGTGAGATCAATATCAGTGAACACCCCGTCTCGCTTCCATACGGTGCCGCGGCTTTGACCAATAGATTGAAATATGAGGACCACATGTACATTTAcgacgaaatcaagaaagCATATGAAGtggctttggagaagatcaactTACCGGATGAACTCATCAAAGAGGCAGAAGCCAATGGAGGATTCCGATTGTTCTGTTGTGGAGGAGGCTTACGTGGTCTCGGACACTTGCTGCTTGCAAACGATCCAAATTATCCAATTCAGACAATCATCAATGGCTATTCTACCACATACGAAAATGTGCGCCAAATGGCCAACTATCTGCTTTTGAAAGGAGAAGTTCCGAAATTTGATTCTATAGGTAAGTTGTTCAAGGTCTCTGCCAGACGCGAGCAACAGCTTCCAGCTGTGGGGCTGCtagtttctgctgctttcgAGTCCCTtccaaaaatcaaaaccGTTCATTTCAGTGAGGGAGGAGTCAGGGAGGGTGTGCTTTATTCGATGATCCCAGACCAAATCAAAATCGAGGATCCTATTTTGACTGCCACCAGACCATACGCACCATTACTTGCTGGCAAGTATTGGGAGCTACTTAAGACAAGTCTTCCCAGCGGCAACGTGGTGCCCTCCGAAGTCGCTGACCGTGTCATTCCTGCTCTGTGCAATATTGCATTCGTTCATTGCTCGTATCCAAAAGAGCTTCAGCCAACTGCTGCTCTCCATGTGGCCACTACCGGGATCATTGCAGGTTCCCATGGGCTTTCCCACAAAATAAGAGCGTTAATTGGAATTGCATGCTGTGAGCGATGGGGAGCTGATATCCCTCCAAGTGAGGAGCAGTTTTATTCTCGCCTAGAAAAGCTGGTCATGGATGCAGATCCTgaaaatggagaaaaattgatGTATTGGACCAAATTCTGCGGCAAGATGATGCACGTGATCTGTGGAATCAATCCTGGAGGAAACATTCGTCCAGGGTCTCTAGTTTTCCAGGTGAAGACTGATGTGAGAAACAGTGAGGTCAACATTGCAAGTGCAACCAATGGCGTCAATGACCTCAACCTTTCAGACGACGAAACGGCCGAGgtcaaaatcaaaaatgagGTTTCGGTGCTGCTACCGAGCGACGATGTCAAGTATAGTTACAGTGTTCGCAGTCGTATTCTTGGACTtcagaaaaagatcaagaagctgaatAAGCGCTACAATTGTAACGGCAAGGTGCGTGTTGTAATTCGGTACGAGAATGGTGAATAG
- a CDS encoding putative transcription initiation factor TFIID subunit, whose protein sequence is MTGPIKEENDPQNLTRAAQGQEWSDPRAAQQTRAPGSANVAQGQQQFSQADLNRIVLEYLNKKGYHQTEATLRNEATKIPGAPTIPVSPATTNFQKPETIVSNRSNIHFQQQQYLHQQNASRQRQFDEDPQMFGRAYLLYRSWCENSLEMYKYELEKFLYPIFVQSYLTLIQRGDVNDARSFFEKFHSDHLLSHSYEIRSLAGISLPDHLEENEIARLFKTEKYHVNVSKVSMNLILSFLNENEAIGGGIIVRIINNTMSITTQVEVTTQEEEGNGEHTEGIAAIYQLLNDESHRLKKDTESSEVFNSKAVKLGKFPDDPEFVKELEAELQQKDEAQKDQNPEKTLMEEYEENFKVDPAGEDTPARESLPLPQKTAFDLKREITKIQDSRAKVKLNAVQASLPSTCMYTFHNTNNDMTCVEFNDDSTIVAGGFQDSFIKLWSIDGSPLKSVIRNDPYDQSVDGCRRLIGHSGAVYGLSFSPDNHYLLSSSEDKTVRLWSMDTYTSLVSYKGHNSPVWDVKFSPLGHYFATASHDQTARLWSCDHIYPLRIFAGHLNDVDVVEFHPNSTYLFTGSSDKTVRMWDIARGESVRIFIGHNMPVNALAVSPDGRWLATAGEDSVINMFDIASGRKLKSMRGHGRCSIYSLAFSKDGSVLVSSGSDNSVRVWDVKKGTMESNNPQPEKFTLESVLAAKNGDGNQPADTQDQRYQRRQEEMRKRKEFAATQDHMAVYFTRKTPVYKVHFTRRNLCLAAGVFNG, encoded by the coding sequence ATGACGGGACCTATAAAAGAGGAAAACGACCCGCAAAATTTGACTAGGGCAGCTCAGGGTCAGGAATGGAGCGATCCTCGTGCAGCACAGCAAACACGAGCCCCAGGATCTGCCAATGTTGCTCAGGGCCAACAGCAATTCTCTCAAGCTGACTTGAACCGAATTGTGTTAGAGTATCTGAACAAAAAGGGCTACCATCAAACAGAGGCAACTCTCAGAAACGAAGCCACCAAAATTCCAGGTGCTCCGACAATTCCTGTGAGCCCCGCAACTACAAACTTCCAGAAGCCAGAAACCATTGTCTCGAACCGGTCAAATATCCACtttcaacaacaacaataCCTCCACCAACAGAACGCGTCGAGGCAAAGACAATTTGATGAGGACCCTCAAATGTTTGGTAGAGCTTACTTGCTTTATCGCTCATGGTGCGAGAACTCGCTTGAAATGTATAAGtacgagctggagaaattccTCTATCCGATTTTTGTCCAGAGCTATTTGACGCTCATTCAACGTGGTGACGTCAACGATGCCAGAAGcttctttgaaaagtttcATAGCGATCACCTACTGTCTCATAGTTATGAGATACGGTCGCTGGCAGGAATTTCTTTACCGGACCATTTGGAGGAAAATGAGATTGCAAGGCTGTTCAAGACTGAAAAGTACCATGTGAACGTTTCCAAGGTCTCCATGAACCTCATTTTGAGTTTCCTTAATGAAAATGAGGCAATCGGAGGTGGGATCATTGTGAGAATTATCAATAACACCATGTCTATCACCACTCAGGTCGAGGTGACTACTCAAGAAGAGGAAGGGAATGGCGAGCACACAGAAGGAATTGCTGCAATATATCAGTTGTTGAATGACGAGTCTCACAGACTCAAGAAAGATACAGAATCATCTGAGGTTTTCAACAGCAAGGCTGTCAAGCTGGGAAAGTTCCCAGATGATCCGGAGTTTGTCAAGGAGTTGGAGGCAGAGCTTCAGCAAAAGGACGAAGCGCAAAAAGATCAAAATCCAGAGAAAACCCTGATGGAGGAATACGAAGAAAATTTCAAGGTGGATCCTGCTGGCGAGGATACCCCTGCTCGAGAATCGCTTCCTCTGCCCCAAAAGACAGCTTTCGACCTTAAACGTGAAATCACTAAAATTCAAGATTCCCGGGCTAAAGTCAAACTTAATGCGGTCCAAGCCTCCTTGCCAAGCACATGCATGTACACATTTCACAATACGAATAACGATATGACTTGCGTTGAGTTCAACGACGATTCGACTATTGTGGCAGGAGGTTTCCAGGACTCATTTATCAAACTATGGAGTATTGATGGATCTCCACTGAAATCCGTTATAAGAAATGACCCCTATGACCAGTCTGTCGATGGATGCCGTCGCTTAATAGGCCACTCAGGTGCGGTTTACGGATTAAGCTTCAGTCCTGATAACCACTATCTTCTTTCATCTTCGGAAGATAAAACTGTCAGATTATGGTCAATGGATACTTACACTTCGCTTGTGTCATACAAAGGCCACAACTCGCCTGTGTGGGACGTGAAGTTTTCCCCATTGGGGCACTATTTTGCAACTGCATCTCATGACCAAACGGCCAGATTATGGTCATGTGATCACATATATCCTTTGCGAATTTTTGCAGGCCATCTGAATGACGTCGACGTGGTAGAGTTCCATCCAAACTCCACGTATCTGTTCACGGGTTCTAGCGACAAAACGGTTCGGATGTGGGACATCGCCAGAGGAGAGTCAGTCCGAATTTTCATCGGTCACAACATGCCCGTTAACGCTTTGGCAGTTTCTCCTGACGGCAGATGGCTGGCCACGGCAGGGGAAGATTCAGTGATCAACATGTTTGACATTGCCTCTGGGCGTAAGCTGAAGTCGATGCGTGGACACGGACGATGCTCCATCTATTCATTAGCTTTCAGCAAAGACGGATCTGTATTGGTCAGTTCCGGTTCAGATAACTCTGTTCGCGTTTGGGACGTGAAGAAAGGGACAATGGAAAGTAACAATCCACAACCAGAGAAGTTCACATTGGAATCTGTTTTGGCAGCTAAAAATGGCGATGGAAACCAACCTGCAGATACTCAAGATCAACGTTATCAAAGACGTCAAGAAGAGATGCGCAAAAGAAAAGAATTTGCTGCTACGCAAGATCACATGGCAGTGTATTTCACCAGGAAGACTCCTGTTTACAAGGTGCACTTTACTCGGCGAAACTTGTGTTTGGCAGCGGGTGTTTTTAATGGTTAG
- a CDS encoding 40S ribosomal protein S4-A translates to MGRGPKKHLKRLAAPKHWMLDKLSGVYAPRPSPGPHKLRESLPLIVFLRNRLKYALNGREVKAILMQRHVKVDGKVRTDSTFPAGFMDVITLEATNENFRLIYDVKGRFAVHRITAEEASYKLGKVKKVQLGKKGIPYVVTHDGRTIRYPDPAIKVNDTVKIDLETGKITDFLKFDTGRLVMVTGGRNLGRVGVITNKERHEGGFDLVHIKDALENTFVTRLSNVFVIGAEAGKPYVSLPKGKGIKLSIAEERDRRRALAGL, encoded by the coding sequence ATGGGAAGAGGACCAAAGAAGCATCTCAAGAGATTAGCAGCTCCAAAGCACTGGATGCTCGACAAGTTGTCGGGTGTTTACGCCCCAAGACCATCTCCAGGTCCACACAAGCTGAGAGAGTCTCTTCCATTGATTGTCTTTCTGAGAAACAGATTAAAGTATGCTTTGAACGGTAGAGAAGTCAAGGCCATCTTGATGCAAAGACACGTCAAGGTTGACGGCAAGGTGAGAACCGACTCTACCTTCCCAGCTGGTTTCATGGATGTGATCACTTTGGAGGCCACTAACGAGAACTTCAGACTCATCTACGACGTGAAAGGTAGATTTGCTGTCCACAGAATCACTGCTGAAGAAGCCTCCTACAAGTTGGGCAAGGTCAAGAAGGTCCAGCTTGGTAAGAAGGGTATTCCATACGTTGTTACCCACGACGGTAGAACTATCAGATACCCAGACCCAGCCATCAAAGTCAATGACACCGTCAAGATCGATCTCGAAACCGGAAAGATTACTGACTTCCTCAAATTTGACACTGGTAGATTGGTCATGGTGACCGGTGGTCGTAACTTGGGTAGAGTTGGTGTTATCACCAACAAAGAGAGACACGAGGGAGGTTTCGACTTGGTCCACATCAAGGACGCTTTGGAGAACACTTTCGTCACCAGACTCTCGAACGTGTTTGTTATTGGTGCTGAAGCCGGTAAGCCATACGTTTCTTTGCCAAAGGGTAAGGGTATCAAATTGTCCATTGCCGAAGagagagacagaagaagagcctTGGCTGGTTTGTAA
- a CDS encoding Mitochondrial genome maintenance protein MGM101: MLRHSRYLKQTVGLVSRRYVSDFHAMQEAFMNDLGATSAKTTKTFKKAATPEKPATPIDPVVSTASSGSSVESSTPSQGPISQFFESSLNDYSSQQVEGSHNWSETFHGLANQAFPKEAQQILSEPIPDNDIEITPDGLLYLPEIKYRRILNKAFGPGAWGLAPRSETLISKSGLGGLLTREYGLVIYGRLVSIARGEQTFFSDKGIPTATEGCKSNALMRCCKDLGIASELWDPRFIKQFKKKNCEELFVEYIPTKKKKKIWKRKDEDVEYPFKK; this comes from the coding sequence ATGCTTAGACACAGTCGATATTTGAAGCAGACAGTGGGGCTGGTTTCTCGCCGATACGTCTCTGACTTCCATGCAATGCAGGAGGCCTTTATGAACGACCTGGGGGCAACTTCGGCGAAAACCACCAAAACGTTCAAGAAGGCGGCGACCCCAGAAAAGCCCGCTACCCCTATTGATCCTGTCGTGAGCACTGCCTCCTCAGGATCAAGCGTTGAGTCGTCCACTCCTTCTCAAGGACCAATATCTCAGTTCTTTGAGTCGTCTTTGAACGATTACTCGTCTCAGCAAGTGGAAGGGTCTCACAACTGGTCCGAAACGTTCCACGGACTAGCTAATCAGGCATTCCCGAAGGAAGCACAGCAAATTCTATCAGAGCCAATTCCAGACAACGACATCGAAATCACGCCCGACGGACTGCTTTATCTACCGGAAATTAAGTATAGACGGATTCTTAATAAGGCTTTTGGTCCTGGAGCTTGGGGTCTGGCACCTCGTTCGGAGACGCTTATATCCAAGTCTGGATTAGGTGGTTTACTAACTAGGGAGTATGGTCTTGTGATTTATGGTAGATTGGTGTCTATTGCCAGGGGCGAGCAAACCTTTTTTAGCGATAAGGGCATTCCCACCGCCACGGAAGGATGCAAATCTAACGCGCTAATGAGATGTTGCAAAGACCTTGGAATTGCTTCTGAGTTGTGGGATCCAAGATTCATCAAGcagttcaagaaaaagaattgCGAAGAGCTGTTCGTGGAATACATTCCGACtaaaaagaagaagaagatctgGAAGCGCAAAGACGAGGACGTGGAGTATCCATTCAAAAAGTGA